CGGCATCCATCGCTCTTCAAGGCCATCGGTGTGAAGCCACCGCGTGGTATCCTTATGTACGGTCCCCCGGGTACCGGTAAGACCCTGATTGCCAGGGCTGTGGCCAACGAGACCGGAGCCTTTTTCTTCCTGATTAACGGACCGGAGATCATGTCCAAGCTGGCCGGAGAGTCGGAATCGAATCTGCGCAAGGCCTTCGAGGAAGCCGAGAAAAACTCGCCGGCTATCATCTTCATCGATGAGATCGACGCCATTGCCCCCAAGCGAGACAAGACCCATGGCGAGGTGGAGCGTCGCATTGTGTCGCAGCTTTTGACCCTCATGGACGGCATGAAGAAGAGCTCCCATCTGATCGTTATGGCTGCCACTAACAGACCCAACTCCATTGACCCGGCCCTGCGTCGCTTTGGACGTTTTGATCGTGAGATTGACATCGGCATTCCAGATGCCACTGGTCGACTGGAGGTGCTGCGCATTCACACCAAGAACATGAAGCTGCACGATGACGTTGACCTGGAGCAGATTGCTGCCGAATCCCACGGACATGTGGGCGCTGATCTGGCTTCACTGTGCTCTGAGGCTGCCCTTCAGCAAATCCGTGAGAAGATGGACCTCATCGATTTGGAAGACGATAAGATCGATGCCGAGGTGCTGGCGTCGCTGGCCGTGACAATGGAGAACTTCCGGTACGCTATGACCAAGTCGAGTCCATCGGCACTGCGTGAAACTGTTGTGGAGGTGCCCAACACCACCTGGACAGACATCGGTGGTCTGGAGAGCGTCAAGAAGGAATTGCAGGAGCTGGTACAATACCCAGTGGAGCATCCGGACAAGTTCTTGAAGTTTGGCATGCAGCCCAGTCGTGGTGTCCTTTTCTACGGACCCCCTGGTTGCGGTAAGACGCTGCTGGCCAAGGCCATTGCCAACGAGTGCCAGGCGAACTTCATCTCAGTCAAGGGTCCCGAGCTGCTGACCATGTGGTTCGGCGAGTCTGAGGCCAACGTGCGCGACATCTTCGATAAGGCCCGCTCGGCGGCTCCTTGTGTGCTCTTCTTCGACGAGCTGGACTCGATCGCCAAAGCCCGTGGCGGTAATGTCGGTGATGCTGGCGGCGCCGCTGATCGTGTGATCAATCAGATCCTTACCGAAATGGATGGCATGGGAGCCAAGAAGAACGTGTTCATCATCGGAGCCACCAATCGCCCGGACATTATCGATCCGGCCATCCTCCGTCCGGGCCGTCTGGATCAGTTGATCTATATTCCGCTGCCCGATGACAAGTCGCGTGAGGCTATCCTGAAGGCTAACTTGCGCAAGTCGCCGTTGGCCAAGGAAGTAGACCTTACCTACATCGCCAAGGTGACGCAGGGCTTCTCTGGCGCCGATCTGACCGAGATCTGCCAGCGGGCTTGCAAGCTGGCCATCCGACAGGCCATCGAGGCTGAAATTCGTCGCGAGAAGGAGCGCGCCGAAAACCAGAACTCGGCGATGGACGTAAGTCATTTAGCATAGCgcaaaaaataagaattttTATGTTTGACTATTTACCATATAATCAGATGGACGAGGACGATCCAGTGCCGGAGATTACCAGCGCCCACTTTGAGGAGGCCATGAAGTTCGCTCGCCGTTCGGTGTCCGATAATGACATCAGGAAATACGAGATGTTTGCCCAGACTTTGCAGCAGTCCCGTGGATTCGGACAGAACTTCAGGTGAGAATTGAATGTTCTTTCTTGTTGCAATCGTTAATGATGGAAATGTATGTGTCATTGCAGATTCCCCGGTCAAACCGGCAACACCTCAGGATCTGGTAACAACTTGCCAGTTAACTCGCCCGGCGACAACGGCGACGATGATCTTTACAGTTAGATTTCTAGTTTTACactgcaaaacaaaaccaCAGAATGGAactttttaaatgaattttttcCGTAAAACCGAGCAAGCAAAACCAATCACATTCGCATCCTGGAGGCGGTAACTTACTACAGCAACCATTGGCCAAGACATTCAGCCGACGGCGAAATCAGATGACATACCCGATTCAATATTCACTTCTTTGATACCCTCCTTACTCTTGGTCGCGGATCCGTGCAGCAGGATAAGGTTCCCATTTGGATTTGGGCTCGCCTAATCCGAAACCATTTTAATTGGCGAACAATTCCGCGCCTCACACTAATCATTCGTGCATTGTCGGTAGAGTGGCTCCGATATATGAGTTTctataaacataattattaacgatacacatacacacatacatttaaagataaatacatatattaaacaCCGTAAAATTATAAGTGTATTTGGAGCTACATTTTTAAgtgaataaaaattataaattcaaCAAAATCAATACAACAATCATTGAAGAAAAACAAGAGACCATCGAGGTAAGT
This genomic interval from Drosophila mauritiana strain mau12 chromosome 2R, ASM438214v1, whole genome shotgun sequence contains the following:
- the LOC117136368 gene encoding transitional endoplasmic reticulum ATPase TER94 isoform X1; the protein is MDHDGDTRDFMRGYHSEQDEKMKPKDSFDKREDLATAILKRKDRPNRLIVEEAQNDDNSVVSLSQAKMDELQLFRGDTVILKGKRRKETVCIVLSDDTCPDEKIRMNRVVRNNLCVHLSDVVSVQSCPDVKYGKRVRILPIDETTEGVTGNLFEIYLKPYFLEAYRPIHMGDNFIVRAAMRPIEFKVVLTDPEPYCIVAPETVIFCDGDPIKREEEEESLNAVGYDDIGGCRKQLAQIKEMVELPLRHPSLFKAIGVKPPRGILMYGPPGTGKTLIARAVANETGAFFFLINGPEIMSKLAGESESNLRKAFEEAEKNSPAIIFIDEIDAIAPKRDKTHGEVERRIVSQLLTLMDGMKKSSHLIVMAATNRPNSIDPALRRFGRFDREIDIGIPDATGRLEVLRIHTKNMKLHDDVDLEQIAAESHGHVGADLASLCSEAALQQIREKMDLIDLEDDKIDAEVLASLAVTMENFRYAMTKSSPSALRETVVEVPNTTWTDIGGLESVKKELQELVQYPVEHPDKFLKFGMQPSRGVLFYGPPGCGKTLLAKAIANECQANFISVKGPELLTMWFGESEANVRDIFDKARSAAPCVLFFDELDSIAKARGGNVGDAGGAADRVINQILTEMDGMGAKKNVFIIGATNRPDIIDPAILRPGRLDQLIYIPLPDDKSREAILKANLRKSPLAKEVDLTYIAKVTQGFSGADLTEICQRACKLAIRQAIEAEIRREKERAENQNSAMDMDEDDPVPEITSAHFEEAMKFARRSVSDNDIRKYEMFAQTLQQSRGFGQNFRFPGQTGNTSGSGNNLPVNSPGDNGDDDLYS
- the LOC117136368 gene encoding transitional endoplasmic reticulum ATPase TER94 isoform X3, with protein sequence MADSKGEDLATAILKRKDRPNRLIVEEAQNDDNSVVSLSQAKMDELQLFRGDTVILKGKRRKETVCIVLSDDTCPDEKIRMNRVVRNNLCVHLSDVVSVQSCPDVKYGKRVRILPIDETTEGVTGNLFEIYLKPYFLEAYRPIHMGDNFIVRAAMRPIEFKVVLTDPEPYCIVAPETVIFCDGDPIKREEEEESLNAVGYDDIGGCRKQLAQIKEMVELPLRHPSLFKAIGVKPPRGILMYGPPGTGKTLIARAVANETGAFFFLINGPEIMSKLAGESESNLRKAFEEAEKNSPAIIFIDEIDAIAPKRDKTHGEVERRIVSQLLTLMDGMKKSSHLIVMAATNRPNSIDPALRRFGRFDREIDIGIPDATGRLEVLRIHTKNMKLHDDVDLEQIAAESHGHVGADLASLCSEAALQQIREKMDLIDLEDDKIDAEVLASLAVTMENFRYAMTKSSPSALRETVVEVPNTTWTDIGGLESVKKELQELVQYPVEHPDKFLKFGMQPSRGVLFYGPPGCGKTLLAKAIANECQANFISVKGPELLTMWFGESEANVRDIFDKARSAAPCVLFFDELDSIAKARGGNVGDAGGAADRVINQILTEMDGMGAKKNVFIIGATNRPDIIDPAILRPGRLDQLIYIPLPDDKSREAILKANLRKSPLAKEVDLTYIAKVTQGFSGADLTEICQRACKLAIRQAIEAEIRREKERAENQNSAMDMDEDDPVPEITSAHFEEAMKFARRSVSDNDIRKYEMFAQTLQQSRGFGQNFRFPGQTGNTSGSGNNLPVNSPGDNGDDDLYS
- the LOC117136368 gene encoding transitional endoplasmic reticulum ATPase TER94 isoform X2, with the translated sequence MDHDGDTRDFMRGYHSEQDEKMKPKDSFDKREDLATAILKRKDRPNRLIVEEAQNDDNSVVSLSQAKMDELQLFRGDTVILKGKRRKETVCIVLSDDTCPDEKIRMNRVVRNNLCVHLSDVVSVQSCPDVKYGKRVRILPIDETTEGVTGNLFEIYLKPYFLEAYRPIHMGDNFIVRAAMRPIEFKVVLTDPEPYCIVAPETVIFCDGDPIKREEEEESLNAVGYDDIGGCRKQLAQIKEMVELPLRHPSLFKAIGVKPPRGILMYGPPGTGKTLIARAVANETGAFFFLINGPEIMSKLAGESESNLRKAFEEAEKNSPAIIFIDEIDAIAPKRDKTHGEVERRIVSQLLTLMDGMKKSSHLIVMAATNRPNSIDPALRRFGRFDREIDIGIPDATGRLEVLRIHTKNMKLHDDVDLEQIAAESHGHVGADLASLCSEAALQQIREKMDLIDLEDDKIDAEVLASLAVTMENFRYAMTKSSPSALRETVVEVPNTTWTDIGGLESVKKELQELVQYPVEHPDKFLKFGMQPSRGVLFYGPPGCGKTLLAKAIANECQANFISVKGPELLTMWFGESEANVRDIFDKARSAAPCVLFFDELDSIAKARGGNVGDAGGAADRVINQILTEMDGMGAKKNVFIIGATNRPDIIDPAILRPGRLDQLIYIPLPDDKSREAILKANLRKSPLAKEVDLTYIAKVTQGFSGADLTEICQRACKLAIRQAIEAEIRREKERAENQNSAMDDEDDPVPEITSAHFEEAMKFARRSVSDNDIRKYEMFAQTLQQSRGFGQNFRFPGQTGNTSGSGNNLPVNSPGDNGDDDLYS